A genomic window from Armatimonadota bacterium includes:
- a CDS encoding cyclase family protein: MCGPIVMEAVQRQVDRRGFLRAAGTAVAAAAVARLAAPAEALAAPRTLRITRMQDLTHTLKPTFPTFSGQPALKADVAVTVKKDGYYGLNLSYWEHVGTHMDAPAHFGEGAPTVDQVAVGTLFAPVAVVHIHERAARDPDTRLTVDDLRAWERRYGRLPRGAAVFMHSGWERRAGSAQAFRNPDAAGVMHFPGFHPDAAAFLLHERDVVGIGVDTLSLDFGASKDFKTHTTWLPAGRWGLENLANLAAIPPAGAWVFVGAPKVVAGSGGPTRVVAIW; the protein is encoded by the coding sequence ATGTGTGGACCCATCGTGATGGAGGCGGTGCAGCGGCAGGTAGACCGGCGCGGCTTCCTGCGGGCCGCCGGGACGGCCGTGGCCGCGGCCGCCGTCGCGCGCCTGGCCGCACCGGCCGAAGCCCTGGCGGCCCCGCGGACGCTGCGCATCACCCGCATGCAGGACCTCACCCACACCCTCAAGCCGACCTTCCCCACCTTCAGCGGCCAGCCTGCCCTGAAGGCCGACGTCGCCGTGACGGTAAAGAAGGACGGCTACTACGGGCTCAACCTCAGCTACTGGGAGCACGTGGGGACGCACATGGACGCCCCGGCCCACTTCGGTGAGGGGGCCCCGACGGTGGACCAGGTGGCGGTGGGCACGCTCTTCGCCCCGGTGGCCGTCGTGCACATCCACGAGCGGGCCGCCCGTGACCCCGACACGCGCCTGACGGTGGACGACCTCCGGGCCTGGGAGCGCCGCTACGGGCGGCTGCCCCGTGGGGCGGCGGTCTTCATGCACAGCGGGTGGGAGCGCCGCGCCGGCAGCGCGCAGGCCTTCCGCAACCCGGACGCGGCCGGGGTAATGCACTTCCCCGGCTTCCACCCGGACGCCGCCGCCTTCCTCCTGCACGAGCGCGACGTCGTGGGCATCGGCGTGGACACGCTCAGCCTGGACTTCGGGGCGTCGAAGGACTTCAAGACCCACACGACCTGGCTGCCGGCCGGGCGGTGGGGCCTGGAGAACCTGGCCAACCTCGCCGCCATCCCGCCGGCGGGGGCCTGGGTCTTCGTCGGGGCGCCCAAGGTCGTCGCCGGCTCGGGCGGGCCGACGCGGGTGGTGGCCATCTGGTAG
- a CDS encoding ABC transporter permease, which yields MAVSTETPPTVAPPVGRQRAGSPWTGLGAVALKELADHLSSVRMQLLEGLMFLVALGTVYSAIQNLRTTVAEDPFLFLKLFTVAQEPLPYSFVAFLGFLIPLTAIALGFDAVNGEHNRRTLSRVLAQPIYRDALLFGKFLAALGTIALVVLALWLLVTGLGIFRLGVVPSGEEVARGLLYVAATVAYAGIWLALAQLCSVTFRQPATSALAAIAVWLFFAIFWDIIAGIIASVLRPPLDPLSELAHAQWRLWLSRLSPNTLYAEVVVTLLNPEVRALGPVLITQLERALLGAPLPLGQSLLLSWPQFTGLIAAMVLIFAATYVQFQRQEVRA from the coding sequence ATGGCCGTCAGCACTGAGACCCCGCCCACCGTCGCCCCGCCCGTGGGGCGCCAGCGCGCCGGCTCCCCCTGGACAGGCCTCGGGGCGGTCGCCCTGAAGGAGCTGGCCGACCACCTCTCCAGCGTGCGGATGCAGCTGCTCGAGGGGCTGATGTTCCTCGTGGCGCTCGGGACGGTCTACTCCGCCATCCAGAACCTGCGCACCACCGTCGCCGAGGACCCTTTCCTCTTCCTCAAGCTCTTCACCGTGGCCCAGGAACCCCTCCCCTACTCCTTCGTCGCCTTCCTCGGCTTCCTCATCCCCCTCACCGCCATCGCGCTGGGCTTCGACGCGGTGAACGGCGAGCACAACCGCCGCACCCTCAGCCGCGTGCTGGCGCAGCCGATCTACCGGGACGCGCTGCTGTTCGGCAAGTTCCTGGCCGCGCTCGGCACCATCGCCCTGGTCGTGCTGGCGCTGTGGCTGCTTGTCACCGGGCTCGGCATCTTCCGCCTGGGCGTGGTACCGAGCGGTGAGGAGGTGGCCCGCGGCCTCCTCTACGTAGCGGCCACCGTCGCCTACGCCGGCATCTGGCTCGCGCTGGCGCAGCTCTGTTCGGTGACCTTCCGCCAGCCGGCCACGTCCGCCCTGGCCGCGATCGCGGTCTGGCTCTTCTTCGCCATCTTCTGGGACATCATCGCCGGGATCATCGCCTCGGTGCTCCGCCCGCCCCTCGACCCGCTCAGCGAGCTGGCCCACGCCCAGTGGCGGCTGTGGCTCTCCCGCCTCTCCCCCAACACCCTCTACGCCGAGGTGGTGGTCACGCTGCTCAACCCCGAAGTCCGCGCCCTGGGCCCCGTCCTCATCACCCAGCTCGAGCGGGCGCTGCTCGGCGCTCCCCTGCCGCTCGGCCAGAGCCTCCTCCTCTCCTGGCCGCAGTTCACCGGGCTGATCGCGGCGATGGTGCTCATCTTCGCGGCGACCTACGTGCAGTTCCAGCGGCAGGAGGTGCGAGCCTGA
- a CDS encoding cupredoxin domain-containing protein, with protein MSLGVLALALAVWVVDRGRVGGSDGGRAVGVGDDAQVVETKDNYFVPAVLTVRPGQRVRWVNRGQVPHTATSLDGVWDSKTLAPGGSYTFLFRRAGTYRYLCLLHPLQGMYGTVVVGGRG; from the coding sequence GTGTCCCTGGGTGTGCTCGCCCTTGCCCTCGCCGTCTGGGTGGTGGACCGCGGCCGCGTGGGGGGCAGCGACGGCGGCCGGGCGGTCGGGGTCGGCGACGACGCGCAGGTCGTCGAGACGAAGGACAACTACTTCGTCCCGGCGGTGCTGACCGTCCGTCCGGGCCAGCGGGTGCGGTGGGTGAACCGGGGGCAGGTGCCGCATACCGCCACGAGCCTGGACGGGGTCTGGGACTCGAAAACCCTCGCCCCGGGTGGGAGCTACACCTTCCTCTTCCGCCGGGCGGGGACGTACCGCTACCTGTGCCTGCTCCACCCCCTCCAGGGGATGTACGGCACCGTCGTCGTCGGCGGGAGGGGGTGA
- a CDS encoding plastocyanin/azurin family copper-binding protein — protein MRRWLIVVSLVLLVGSLSTAARATQGGARTWTVLAGGGTKDRAVVANAFFPRTVEVAVGDTVRWQFEGFHNVAFTSGQRPPAIEVHEGGRTYFNPEVFFPVGPRTYDGTGYRNSGTPPMGPGASRPFTYELTFTKAGTYEYVCILHGPAMSGRVVVRERATGSPEAVLRQARAEQAATIRAGQAAWAKYRPTRAGRTVTVPMVGDVRAGYSILRFTPQPLRVRVGTTVTWTMADNFEIHTVTFLGGQQPPEFVLPQPQAQGPPRLLLNPKVARPTRSQTYSGTGYANSGVLYPPAAPASLPKRFSLTFTRKGRYEYWCIVHVPEGMKGVIVVE, from the coding sequence ATGCGACGATGGCTCATCGTGGTGAGCCTGGTACTGCTGGTGGGCTCGCTGTCCACAGCGGCCCGGGCGACGCAGGGCGGTGCACGAACCTGGACGGTGCTCGCCGGTGGGGGGACGAAGGACAGGGCGGTCGTGGCCAACGCCTTCTTCCCGCGCACGGTCGAAGTCGCCGTGGGCGACACCGTGCGCTGGCAGTTCGAGGGCTTCCACAACGTGGCGTTCACCAGCGGGCAGCGGCCGCCGGCCATCGAGGTCCACGAGGGCGGCCGGACCTACTTCAACCCGGAGGTTTTCTTCCCGGTGGGCCCGCGCACGTACGACGGGACGGGCTACCGGAACTCCGGTACGCCCCCGATGGGTCCGGGGGCGTCCCGGCCCTTCACCTACGAGTTGACCTTCACCAAGGCCGGGACCTACGAGTACGTGTGCATCCTCCACGGTCCGGCCATGTCGGGGCGGGTGGTCGTGCGCGAGCGGGCCACCGGCTCGCCGGAGGCGGTGCTCCGGCAGGCCCGCGCCGAGCAGGCGGCCACGATCCGCGCCGGCCAGGCCGCCTGGGCGAAGTACCGGCCGACCCGCGCCGGGCGGACCGTGACCGTCCCCATGGTCGGGGACGTCCGGGCGGGCTACTCCATCCTGCGGTTCACCCCCCAGCCGTTGCGGGTCCGCGTGGGTACCACCGTCACCTGGACGATGGCCGACAACTTTGAGATCCACACGGTGACCTTCCTGGGAGGCCAGCAGCCGCCGGAGTTCGTCCTGCCGCAGCCCCAGGCCCAGGGCCCGCCGCGGCTGCTGCTCAACCCCAAGGTGGCCCGGCCGACCAGGAGCCAGACCTACAGCGGGACCGGCTACGCCAACTCCGGCGTCCTCTACCCGCCGGCCGCGCCAGCGAGCCTCCCCAAGCGGTTCAGCCTGACCTTCACTCGCAAGGGGCGGTACGAGTACTGGTGCATCGTGCACGTCCCCGAGGGCATGAAGGGCGTGATCGTGGTGGAGTGA
- a CDS encoding NEW3 domain-containing protein yields the protein MSLRLAAVVAVLILLLGGSAPGPAGAQAFRGISLSTPYPSQTVRGDEPISLPLTVRNHGLPPQTVTIRVEQAAPGWKATILGGGRPVGAVHVLPDGEASLTLRLEPPAHARAGTYRFRLVAQGERGQAVLLLALTLGQVSPARLRLTPELPSLSGPATTTFRYRVTLENQSAQDLLVNLEAEAPRAFQVTFQSVGQQVSSLPVKAGESKDLDVEVSMPRRTPAGRYQVRVRAVAGDARAETTLGVEVTGRPDLSITTPDERLSGRATAGRTNAIKLVVKNQGSAVARNVELTASPPSGWEITFEPERIDQIPPDGEREVVMSVRPAAKAVAGDYMVTLTANTGGESKSADFRITVYTSTLWGLTGILLVAVALSVVGLAVARYGRR from the coding sequence ATGTCGTTGCGGCTCGCCGCCGTCGTTGCCGTGCTGATCCTGCTGCTCGGAGGGAGCGCGCCCGGACCGGCCGGGGCACAGGCGTTTCGGGGGATCTCGCTCTCGACCCCGTACCCCAGCCAGACGGTGCGGGGAGACGAGCCCATCAGCCTGCCGCTCACCGTCCGCAATCACGGCCTGCCGCCGCAGACCGTGACGATCCGGGTGGAGCAGGCAGCGCCCGGCTGGAAGGCGACGATCCTCGGCGGAGGACGGCCCGTCGGGGCCGTGCACGTCCTGCCCGACGGTGAGGCCTCGCTCACTCTCCGGCTGGAGCCCCCGGCCCACGCGCGCGCCGGCACCTATCGCTTCCGCCTCGTCGCCCAGGGGGAGCGCGGTCAGGCGGTGCTGCTGCTGGCACTCACGCTGGGGCAGGTCTCGCCGGCGCGGCTGCGCCTGACGCCCGAGCTGCCCTCCCTCAGCGGCCCCGCCACAACCACCTTCCGCTACCGCGTCACGCTGGAGAACCAGAGCGCCCAGGACCTCCTGGTGAACCTGGAGGCCGAAGCGCCCCGCGCCTTCCAGGTGACGTTCCAGTCGGTGGGGCAGCAGGTGAGTAGCCTGCCGGTCAAGGCGGGGGAGTCGAAGGACCTCGACGTGGAGGTCTCCATGCCCCGGCGCACCCCGGCCGGACGCTACCAGGTACGGGTGCGGGCCGTGGCCGGCGACGCCCGGGCGGAGACGACGCTGGGCGTGGAGGTGACCGGCCGGCCCGACCTCTCCATCACCACCCCGGACGAGCGCCTCTCCGGACGGGCCACGGCGGGGCGCACGAACGCCATCAAGCTCGTGGTGAAGAACCAGGGCAGCGCCGTGGCGCGCAACGTCGAGCTCACCGCCAGCCCGCCCAGCGGGTGGGAGATCACCTTCGAGCCGGAGCGCATCGACCAGATCCCGCCGGACGGGGAACGCGAGGTGGTGATGAGCGTGCGCCCGGCCGCCAAGGCCGTCGCCGGTGACTACATGGTGACCCTCACCGCCAACACCGGTGGGGAGTCCAAGTCGGCGGACTTCCGCATCACGGTGTACACCTCCACCCTGTGGGGGCTCACCGGCATCCTCCTCGTGGCCGTGGCCCTCAGCGTGGTGGGGCTGGCCGTGGCTCGCTACGGGCGGCGGTGA
- a CDS encoding ABC transporter ATP-binding protein, protein MSTLPHPAPVIEARGLSKRYGATVAVDHLDLAVHAGEVFGMLGPNGSGKTTTILMLLGLTEPTAGEARVLGHDPVREPLEVKRRVGYMPDSVGFYDELTGRENLRYTARLNGLPRAEAEARIAEVLERMGIADVADRPVATYSRGMRQRLGLADVLLKRPQVAILDEPTIGLDPEAALEFLGLIRGLRADGITILLSSHLLHQVQAVCDRVGLFHRGRMVLEGRVEELSARVLGGAYRVRLATDGPDLEGVLAQVPGVVRVRRDGPGRYLLEAQRDCRAEAARRAVAAGAQLLELSLEQLGLDEVYARYFEEARDGRQH, encoded by the coding sequence GTGAGCACGCTACCTCACCCCGCTCCCGTCATCGAGGCGCGGGGGCTCAGCAAGCGTTACGGTGCGACGGTGGCGGTCGACCACCTCGACCTGGCCGTCCACGCCGGCGAGGTCTTCGGCATGCTCGGGCCCAACGGCTCGGGGAAGACGACGACGATCCTCATGCTCCTCGGGCTGACCGAGCCCACCGCCGGGGAGGCCCGCGTCCTCGGGCACGACCCGGTGCGGGAGCCGCTGGAGGTGAAGCGCCGGGTCGGCTACATGCCCGACTCGGTCGGCTTCTACGACGAGCTAACCGGTCGGGAGAACCTGCGCTACACCGCCCGCCTCAACGGCCTCCCCCGGGCGGAGGCCGAAGCGCGCATCGCCGAGGTGCTGGAGCGCATGGGCATCGCCGACGTCGCCGACCGACCGGTGGCCACCTACTCCCGCGGCATGCGCCAGCGCCTGGGATTGGCGGATGTCCTGCTCAAGCGCCCCCAGGTGGCCATCCTGGACGAGCCCACCATCGGCCTCGACCCGGAGGCCGCCCTGGAGTTCCTCGGCCTCATCCGCGGGCTGCGTGCGGACGGGATCACCATCCTCCTGAGCAGCCACCTCCTCCACCAGGTCCAGGCGGTCTGCGACCGGGTGGGCCTCTTCCACCGCGGCCGCATGGTGCTGGAGGGGCGGGTGGAGGAGCTCTCCGCCCGGGTCCTGGGGGGCGCCTACCGGGTGCGGCTGGCCACCGACGGCCCGGACCTGGAGGGCGTGCTGGCTCAGGTGCCCGGTGTCGTGCGCGTGCGCCGGGACGGGCCGGGCCGCTACCTCCTGGAGGCGCAGCGTGACTGCCGCGCCGAGGCCGCCCGCCGCGCGGTGGCCGCCGGGGCCCAGCTCCTGGAGCTGAGCCTGGAGCAACTGGGGCTCGACGAGGTCTACGCCCGCTACTTCGAGGAGGCCCGTGATGGCCGTCAGCACTGA